GGGCGATGGCGCGGCAGGGCACGATCCTCGACGCGACCGGCAGCCTGTTCGTCAAGTTCGAAGCCGCGCGCAAGGCGGACCCGAAAGCGAAGCCGCTGCGTTGCAGCGGCGCGCGAACGATACGGCTGACCCGGCAAGCGTGGCGCGCCGGCATTCCGATCGCGACCGGCACCGACTTCGTCGATCCCGCAAGCAACCCCTGGCCCGAAGTCCATGCCGAGCTGCGCTATCTGGCGCATGATGTCGGCATGCCGCCGCTCGCCGTCATCCATTCGGCGACGCTGGTGGGCGCACGCGCGGCGGGGCAGGACAAGGATATGGGGTCGATCGAACCCGGCAAGCTCGCGAACTTCGTCGTGCTGGCCGCCGACCCGCTGACCGATATCGACAATATCGAACGAATCGAGATGACGGTGAAGCGCGGGCGCGAATATCGGCGCGCCGACTATGCCGCGCCGACGCCGAAGGAATTGGCCGAAGCGGATTGATGGGCCCCCGGACAGCGGGATTCGAACCCCCGGCGTGCAACCGTCAACCGGCCGCAGCGGCAATCCACACGGCGACGATCCTTACAAAAGCGAGCCCGAGGGGCTTGCCGCCGCCCCTCGCAGCTCGGCCTCCTGAACCGATCATCACATTTTAAAATAAAATGAAATTATTTAAGTTGTCATATGACTGATAATGAGTACAGTGGGCGGGCATGGCGCTGAACGCGTCAGCAACGGGAGGATGGGCGCGTGAAGCAGGGCGGCAGCGAAGCTGTGCACGATGATCGACTGGCGCTGCGCAAGCGGCGGCCGTCACTGGTCGATGCCGCTTGCGAACATATCCGCACCAGCATTTTATCGGGCGTGCACGGGCCCGGCGCCCAGCTCCCCACCGAGGCGGAATTCGTCGATGTGCTGGGCGTCAGCCGGACGGTGATTCGCGAAGCGATCGCCCGTCTCGCCGCGGCGGGACTGGTCGAGGCCCGGCAAGGAAAGGGGCTCTTCGTCAGCGAGACGGCGCGTTATCAGGCTTTCCAGATCACACGCGACGAGGTCGAGAATCTGAGCGACGTGATCCAGTTGCTGGAACTCAGGCTCTGCGTCGAAACCGAAATGGCAGCGCTGGCCGCCGAAAGGCGCAGCGAGGTTGACGTGATGAACATGCGTCAGCAGATCAAGATCCTTGGCGAGGCGGCGGTCGGACTCGAGGATTCGGTGAAGGCCGATGTCGAATTCCACAACGTCATCGCACGGGCGAGCAAGAACAGCTATTACGCCAAGCTGATCGATTTCCTGGGCGTCCGCCTCGTCCCGCCTCGCTCGCTCTATCTGCGGCAAGGCCAGGCCTATATCGGCGACAGCTACAAAGCGGTGATCAGCGCGGAGCACGAGGCGATTCTCGACGCCATCATCCGCCGCGACCCTGACGCCGCGCGGGTGGCAGCGCGAACGCACATGAGCGGCAGCCTCAAGCGGCACCGCGAATTGCACGACTTCATGTCGTCGAACAGCCCGACGGGCTGAACCACACCAAAGCACAGACCTGAAGGAGAACTCAGGCACCGAATGACGTCCGGCAGAATAATAAGATCAATCTGCCAAACTTGTATGATATCTTATAGGGAGAGGTCCATTGAAGGTCAGTCTTCGCGCCTCCGTGGCGCTGATCGCATTCGTAACCGGTGCGCCCATGGCAATGGCGCAAACCGCGCCGCCCACCGATCCGGCCGCAAGCGAGGCGCAGGACGGCGACATCGTCGTCACCGGCATCCGCCAAAGTCTTTCCCGCGCTGCCGAGATCAAACGCGAGTCGACCGGGGTGGTCGATTCGATCGTCGCCGAGGATATCGGCAAGCTTCCCGACCTGACCACGGCGTCGGCGCTCCAGCGCGTACCGGGTGTGCAAGTGGTCGTCGGCGGCAACAACGAGATCGTCGGCGCCCGTATCCGCGGCCTCGACGACATCGTTACCACGCTCAACGGGCGCGAGATTTTCACCGGGGTCGGACGCGGCTTCTCGTTTCA
This genomic interval from Sphingopyxis chilensis contains the following:
- a CDS encoding FadR/GntR family transcriptional regulator, yielding MKQGGSEAVHDDRLALRKRRPSLVDAACEHIRTSILSGVHGPGAQLPTEAEFVDVLGVSRTVIREAIARLAAAGLVEARQGKGLFVSETARYQAFQITRDEVENLSDVIQLLELRLCVETEMAALAAERRSEVDVMNMRQQIKILGEAAVGLEDSVKADVEFHNVIARASKNSYYAKLIDFLGVRLVPPRSLYLRQGQAYIGDSYKAVISAEHEAILDAIIRRDPDAARVAARTHMSGSLKRHRELHDFMSSNSPTG